From Cricetulus griseus strain 17A/GY chromosome 1 unlocalized genomic scaffold, alternate assembly CriGri-PICRH-1.0 chr1_0, whole genome shotgun sequence, a single genomic window includes:
- the Cpa2 gene encoding carboxypeptidase A2, protein MKLILLLGALFGHVYCRETFVGDQVLEIIPSNEEQIKTLVQLEAEEHLQLDFWKSPTIPRQAVHVRVPFVNIQAVKVFLESQGIVYSIMIEDVQVLLDQEREEMLFNQRRERSGNFNFGAYHTLDEINQEMDNLVAEHPGLVSKVNIGSSFEKRPMNVLKFSTGGDKPAIWLDAGIHAREWVTQATALWTANKLASDYGTDPSITSLLETLDIFLLPVTNPDGYVFSHTSNRMWRKTRSKLSGSICVGVDPNRNWDANFGGPGASSSPCSDSYHGPKANSEVEVQSIVNFIKSHGKVKAFITLHSYSQLLMFPYGYKCTKSDSFDELDEVSQKAARSLKRLHGTSYKVGPICSVIYQASGGSIDWAYDFGIKYSFAFELRDTGVYGFLLPAKQILPTAEETWLGLKTIMEHVRDHPY, encoded by the exons ATGAAGTTGATCCTGTTATTGGGTGCCCTGTTTGGGCATGTCTACTGTCGAGAAACATTTGTGGG AGACCAAGTTCTTGAGATCATCCCAAGTAATGAAGAGCAGATTAAAACTCTGGTGCAACTGGAGGCTGAAGAGCATCTTCAG CTTGATTTTTGGAAATCACCCACCATCCCCAGGCAGGCAGTCCATGTCCGAGTTCCTTTTGTCAACATCCAGGCGGTCAAAGTTTTCCTAGAGTCCCAGGGGATTGTTTATTCCATCATGATTGAAGATGTTCAA GTTCTGTTGGATCAAGAGCGTGAAGAAATGCTATTCAATCAGAGAAGAGAGCGCAGTGGTAACTTCAACTTTGGGGCCTACCATACTTTGGACGAG ATTAACCAAGAAATGGATAACCTCGTGGCCGAGCACCCTGGTCTAGTGAGCAAAGTGAATATAGGTTCATCTTTTGAAAAGCGGCCCATGAATGTGCTCAAG TTCAGCACCGGAGGAGACAAGCCAGCCATCTGGCTAGATGCGGGCATCCACGCTCGAGAGTGGGTTACACAAGCTACTGCACTGTGGACAGCAAATAAG CTTGCTTCTGATTATGGAACTGATCCATCCATCACTTCCCTTCTGGAAACCCTGGatatcttcctgctgcctgtcacAAACCCTGATGGGTATGTGTTCTCCCACACCTCT AATCGCATGTGGCGAAAGACCCGGTCTAAACTGTCTGGAAGCATCTGTGTTGGTGTGGATCCTAATCGGAACTGGGATGCAAATTTCGGAG GACCTGGAGCCAGTAGCAGCCCTTGCTCTGACTCATACCATGGACCCAAGGCCAACTCTGAAGTTGAAGTGCAATCCATAGTGAACTTTATCAAGAGTCATGGGAAAGTCAAAGCTTTTATTACCCTCCACAGCTACTCCCAGCTACTCATGTTCCCCTATGGCTATAAATGCACCAAGTCAGATAGCTTTGATGAGCTG GATGAAGTGTCCCAAAAGGCTGCCCGATCTTTGAAAAGACTACATGGTACCAGTTACAAAGTGGGGCCAATCTGTTCCGTCATCT ACCAAGCCAGTGGTGGAAGCATCGACTGGGCCTATGATTTTGGCATCAAATACTCATTTGCCTTTGAACTGAGAGATACAGGTGTCTATGGCTTCCTCCTGCCAGCCAAGCAGATCTTGCCCACAGCAGAAGAGACCTGGCTTGGCCTGAAGACCATCATGGAACATGTACGAGATCACCCTTATTAG